Proteins encoded by one window of Aphis gossypii isolate Hap1 chromosome X, ASM2018417v2, whole genome shotgun sequence:
- the LOC114129451 gene encoding terminal uridylyltransferase Tailor-like encodes MNKQRAPSQISSENKQQINTKKRSLQLNECYKPNKSKSRKIDYNLDVDIVPLFKLELQSILMNSKNLNTTITDILPYGSRILGLNIDNSDVDFSINYVSKTSVKNVMKSFAKKLRQSQIFIRVVPLFRVKIPIIKCIHKNTGIDCDISFNNMSGVYNSHFLNNILSIDPRIKPVLIKLKIWAKNIGLINTKGFSSFSIYWLGLFNMQVMGILPPIRDLQKSVPEILVDEWNYAFSKTKQEYNINKQETLSVSDIFNYFHSFYLNFNFDKFVISPYTGCPLLKKDFEDVEKLPEELWRYKQFYKENKECHELLFLNTSQSKMYIQDPFQHNVNITARVRPKVFNKFINACVKLKS; translated from the exons atgaataagcaACGGGCTCCATCCCAAAtcag ttCAGAAAACAAACAACAGATCAATACTAAAAAGAGATCTCTACAACTTAATGAATGTTACAAACCaa ATAAATCTAAATcaagaaaaattgattataaccTAGATGTTGATATAGTTCCATTATTCAAATTAGAGTTGCAAAGCATTTTAATGAAttctaaaaacttaaatacaacTATAACAGATATCCTACCTTACGGGTCCAGAATTTTAGGTCTTAACATTGATAATAGCGATGTTGACTTTAGTATAAACTAtg tttcaaaaacatcagtcaaaaatgttatgaaatcATTTGCTAAGAAACTTCGTCAAAGTCAAATATTCATTAGAGTTGTTCCTTTATTCCGTGTTAAAATAcctatcataaaatgtatccATAAAAATACTGGCATTGATTGtgatatatcatttaataacatGAGTGGAGTTTATAACTCTCATTTtctcaataacattttaagtatagacCCTCGTATTAAACCAGTTCTAATAAAGTTAAAGATATGGGCTAAAAATATTGggttaattaatactaaaggATTTTCCAGTTTCTCAATCTATTGGCTAGGACTATTTAACATGCAAGTTATGGGAATATTGCCTCCTATTCGTGATTTACAAAAATCTGTTCCTGAAATTCTAGTTGATGAATGGAATTATGCATTTTCCAAAACTaaacaagaatataatattaataaacaagaaACTTTAAGTGTCAGTgacatattcaattattttcattcattttatttaaatttcaatttcgaTAAATTTGTGATAAGTCCTTATACTGGCTGTCCTTTActtaaaaaagattttgaaGATGTAGAAAAACTGCCTGAAGAATTATGGagatacaaacaattttataaagaaaataaagaatgtcatgagttattatttttaaatactagtcAATCTAAAATGTACATTCAAGATCCATTTCaacataatgtaaatattacagCAAGAGTAAGaccaaaagtatttaataaatttattaatgcttgtgtaaaattaaaatcttaa